One segment of Panicum virgatum strain AP13 chromosome 1K, P.virgatum_v5, whole genome shotgun sequence DNA contains the following:
- the LOC120655090 gene encoding uncharacterized protein LOC120655090: MEVFLGAHLVRLRCLARGYEYLTADEDGSGVLLTRNGEERATIWAVEFVPDAKTKHSVMFRGDYDGYLCATNRLARTGGPPPVPCAARREGNVVLRNRAGGYLRANGRYLGWRKGVSVADDDGSAMMLWSLEVVPLGLRSLLIHPILHEQIDGDGKKEKVPQHMQQSIEENRGLDKQSRKQGLSELQPDCLFEVALKLPTRADILRLAATSRRLWTIIGSSDFKDAYYTTNGTSVAELIGVLNTREIQIMAISVGASVPISLNGLDNRFGIHVMDCHSGLLLLKDDFSGAMIIYDPTNGKSIPLRSPPVPQDCEFVAAGISPDESGKYSLVIALYARGSLFHYEQKRAWIATCKIHPRETEWTVYDNEIDFDLKEAEIKLPLVIASGELHLLNYNNFIISVCIKKPHTVRTQPLPFDRQMLTPSHILGRGDEVRQYKCVKGFPQIPFFAFAQENFLLLSDHFICFNMETEELELPFNIPAEEVGGRDVVPYEMAWPPRPVLHEEENTP, from the exons ATGGAGGTCTTCCTGGGGGCGCACCTAGTGCGGCTGCGGTGCCTTGCCCGCGGCTACGAGTACCtcaccgccgacgaggacggCAGCGGGGTCCTCCTCACGAGGAATGGAGAGGAGCGCGCCACCATTTGGGCCGTTGAGTTCGTCCCCGACGCCAAAACCAAGCACTCCGTCATGTTCCGCGGCGACTACGACGGATATCTCTGCGCCACGAACCGCTTGGCGCGCACCGGTGGCCCCCCCCCGGTGCC GTGCGCCGCCCGAAGGGAGGGGAATGTTGTGTTGCGCAACCGCGCTGGCGGCTACCTCCGTGCCAACGGGAGGTACCTCGGGTGGCGCAAAGGCGTCagcgtcgccgacgacgacgggaGTGCCATGATGTTGTGGTCGCTGGAGGTAGTACCCCTCGGGTTGCGGAGCCTTCTCATCCACCCAATTCTACATGAACAG ATTGATGGAGATGGCAAAAAGGAGAAGGTTCCCCAGCATATGCAGCAATCCATTGAAGAGAACAGAGGCCTGGATAAGCAGTCCCGGAAGCAG GGTCTGTCAGAATTACAACCAGACTGTCTGTTTGAGGTTGCACTTAAGCTTCCCACCAGAGCTGATATTCTTAGGTTGGCTGCAACATCAAGGCGTCTTTGGACAATTATTGGAAGCAGCGATTTCAAAGATGCCTATTACACTACCAATGGAACTTCCGTGGCTGAACTAATTGGTGTCTTAAATACAAGAGAAATTCAGATCATGGCTATATCTGTTGGTGCATCAGTACCGATTTCACTAAATGGCTTGGACAACCGTTTCGGAATTCATGTCATGGACTGCCACAGTGGGTTACTGCTTCTCAAAGATGATTTCTCTGGGGCCATGATCATTTATGATCCAACAAATGGTAAAAGCATACCACTTCGATCACCACCTGTGCCACAGGATTGTGAGTTTGTTGCTGCTGGGATATCACCAGACGAATCTGGCAAGTACTCTCTGGTGATAGCACTTTATGCAAGAGGATCGTTATTTCACTATGAGCAGAAGAGAGCATGGATCGCAACGTGCAAAATTCATCCGAGGGAAACGGAATGGACAGTATATGACAATGAGATAGATTTTGACCTCAAGGAAGCTGAGATCAAACTGCCATTAGTTATCGCTAGTGGAGAGTTGCACCTGCTGAATTACAACAATTTCATCATATCGGTTTGTATCAAGAAACCGCACACAGTGAGGACTCAACCTCTTCCTTTTGACAGACAGATGTTAACCCCCTCCCACATTCTTGGG AGAGGAGATGAAGTAAGACAGTACAAGTGCGTGAAGGGATTCCCCCAGATACCATTCTTCGCATTTGCCCAGGAGAACTTCCTTCTATTGTCCGACCATTTTATATGCTTCAACATGGAGACAGAAGAATTGGAACTCCCCTTCAATATACCAGCTGAAGAAGTAGGGGGAAGAGATGTTGTACCATATGAGATGGCTTGGCCTCCTAGGCCGGTACTACATGAGGAGGAGAACACTCCTTAG